A single Vigna radiata var. radiata cultivar VC1973A chromosome 8, Vradiata_ver6, whole genome shotgun sequence DNA region contains:
- the LOC106772557 gene encoding uncharacterized protein LOC106772557 isoform X1, translating to MMEFCAESSHSNGKQILKHSKPADEVKRSSEKAHRNSHSNVKQNFKQTSTFVNHAAIAWHEDRRKWVGDRSQHPPRIAKDQIISWSTSYEELLSTNEPFAEPIPLPVSACTDHDRRRRPSMFSALTSASNPFICRNG from the exons ATGATGGAGTTCTGTGCTGAAAGTTCCCATTCAAATGGGAAACAAATTTTGAAGCATTCTAAACCTGCAGATGAAGTGAAAAGATCCAGTGAAAAGGCTCACAGAAATTCTCATTCCAATGTAAAGCAAAATTTTAAGCAAACTTCGACTTTTGTTAATCATG CTGCAATTGCTTGGCATGAGGATAGAAGAAAATGGGTTGGTGATAGGTCTCAGCATCCACCAAGAATAGCTAAAGATCAAATTATTAG CTGGTCAACGTCTTATGAAGAGCTGCTTTCAACTAACGAACCTTTTGCAGAGCCAATTCCCTTACCT GTGTCCGCGTGCACTGATCATGATCGTAGACGGAGACCATCTATGTTCTCCGCGTTAACCTCAGCATCTAATCCTTTTATATGTAGAAATGGTTAA
- the LOC106772557 gene encoding uncharacterized protein LOC106772557 isoform X2: MMEFCAESSHSNGKQILKHSKPADEVKRSSEKAHRNSHSNVKQNFKQTSTFVNHAAIAWHEDRRKWVGDRSQHPPRIAKDQIISWSTSYEELLSTNEPFAEPIPLPEMVDFLVDIWHDDEGFFD; encoded by the exons ATGATGGAGTTCTGTGCTGAAAGTTCCCATTCAAATGGGAAACAAATTTTGAAGCATTCTAAACCTGCAGATGAAGTGAAAAGATCCAGTGAAAAGGCTCACAGAAATTCTCATTCCAATGTAAAGCAAAATTTTAAGCAAACTTCGACTTTTGTTAATCATG CTGCAATTGCTTGGCATGAGGATAGAAGAAAATGGGTTGGTGATAGGTCTCAGCATCCACCAAGAATAGCTAAAGATCAAATTATTAG CTGGTCAACGTCTTATGAAGAGCTGCTTTCAACTAACGAACCTTTTGCAGAGCCAATTCCCTTACCT GAGATGGTAGATTTCTTAGTCGATATTTGGCATGATGATGAAGGCTTCTTTGACTAG
- the LOC106772516 gene encoding serine carboxypeptidase-like: MGHCNRCFFTLCPLLLLLLLPSSSGTDLLFDFPAKIRDLNLFPSEDVNIVRHPNCHANKLVEKPLRFPNLLPTQSGVSLDNLAHSAGYYPISHSNAARMFYFFFESRNSKKDPVVIWLTGGPGCSSELAVFYENGPFKIADNMSLVWNDYGWDKVSNLLYVDQPTGTGFSYSTDKRDIRHDEEGVSNDLYDFLQAFFAEHPEYAENDFFITGESYAGHYIPAFAARVHRGNKAKEGIHINLKGFAIGNGLTDPAIQYKAYTDYALDMGIIQKTDYDRINKLMVPACELAIKLCGTDGTIACTASYFVCNTIFNSILSHTDNINYYDIRKKCEGSLCYDFSNMEKFLSIKSVRDALGVGDIAFVSCSSTVYQAMLVDWMRNLEVGIPGLLEDGINMLVYAGEYDLICNWLGNSKWVHAMEWSGQKEFVSSPEVPFTVDDSEAGLLKTYGPLSFLKVHDAGHMVPMDQPKAALEMLKRWTQGTLSESGDDAEKLVAEM, from the exons ATGGGACACTGTAACCGCTGCTTCTTCACGCTGTGccctcttctccttcttctgcTGCTTCCTTCTTCCTCCGGCACGGATCTCCTATTTGATTTTCCGGCGAAGATCAGAGACCTTAACCTTTTCCCTTCAGAAGATGTCAACATCGTTCGCCACCCTAATTGCCACGCCAACAAACTCGTCGAGAAACCCCTCAGATTCCCAAACTTGTTGCCTACACAGTCTGGCGTTTCACTCGACAATTTGGCTCATTCCGCTGGTTACTATCCTATCTCCCATTCTAATGCAGCCAg GATGTTCTACTTTTTCTTTGAATCACGGAACAGCAAGAAGGATCCTGTTGTGATTTGGTTAACCGGGGGACCTGGTTGTAGTAGTGAATTGGCTGTGTTTTATGAAAATGGCCCTTTTAAGATTGCTGACAATATGTCCCTTGTGTGGAATGATTATGGTTGGGACAAG GTGTCCAATCTTCTCTATGTTGACCAACCAACTGGAACTGGCTTTAGTTACAGTACGGACAAGCGTGACATTCGTCATGATGAAGAAGGAGTGAGCAATGACTTGTATGACTTTTTACAG GCTTTCTTTGCTGAACATCCTGAGTATGCAGAGAATGACTTTTTCATTACGGGTGAATCATATGCTGGACATTATATTCCAGCTTTTGCAGCTCGAGTCCATAGGGGAAACAAAGCTAAAGAAGGGATTCATATAAACCTAAAG GGATTTGCCATTGGTAATGGGCTTACTGATCCGGCGATTCAGTATAAAGCATACACAGATTATGCACTGGACATGGGCATAATTCAGAAGACTGACTATGATCGCATCAACAAATTGATGGTCCCGGCCTGCGAATTGGCAATAAAATTATGTG GTACTGATGGAACAATTGCGTGCACGGCTTcatattttgtttgtaataCGATATTCAATTCCATCTTGTCACATACTGACAATATCAAT TATTATGACATCAGGAAGAAGTGTGAGGGTAGCCTCTGCTATGATTTTTCGAACATGGAAAAATTCTTGAGCATAAAATCTGTTCGGGATGCACTAGGAGTTGGAGATATTGCTTTTGTGTCTTGTAGTTCCACAGTTTATCAGGCTATGCTGGTGGATTGGATGAGGAATCTTGAAGTTGGTATTCCTGGCCTTCTTGAGGATGGAATCAATATGCTTGTGTACGCTGGGGAATATGATCTCATCTGCAACTGGCTTG GTAATTCAAAATGGGTTCATGCGATGGAGTGGTCAGGGCAGAAAGAATTCGTGTCCTCACCCGAAGTTCCTTTCACAGTAGATGACTCTGAAGCTGGACTATTGAAGACCTATGGACCATTAAGTTTCCTAAAG GTTCATGATGCTGGTCACATGGTGCCGATGGATCAGCCAAAGGCTGCTTTAGAAATGCTGAAAAGGTGGACTCAGGGAACACTTTCGGAATCTGGAGATGATGCTGAGAAATTGGTTGCAGAGATGTAA
- the LOC106771881 gene encoding uncharacterized protein LOC106771881 isoform X1: MSSATSIGLSANSWLRCHVSMPPSCFPVSVSYSSSSNSSKFCHYIRRASSEGLPNEVVEDSKFVPLNAEDPIYGPPALLLLGFEAEEDLKIQQLLKELDGEFLKVIYCTEDMITSSLWEAMHTTQQSLEEVKIAKSLPRICFLSGLSGEEMMMFIDSFPETGLKPAAFAALVPNSANKPLQELIEEVKGDHEMLTGEEL, encoded by the exons ATGTCATCTGCTACTTCCATTGGATTATCAGCAAATTCGTGGTTGCGCTGTCACGTATCAATGCCTCCTTCATGTTTTCCAGTTTCAGtgtcttattcttcttcttcgaaCTCTTCTAAGTTCTGCCATTATATTCGGAGAGCATCTTCTGAAG GTCTTCCTAATGAGGTGGTTGAAGACTCCAAATTCGTTCCTTTGAATGCTGAGGATCCTATATATGGTCCACCT GCCTTATTGTTGTTGGGCTTTGAAGCAGAAGAAGATTTGAAG ATCCAACAGCTTTTAAAAGAGTTAGATGGtgaattcctgaag GTCATCTATTGCACAGAAGACATGATTACAAGTTCACTTTGGGAGGCAATGCATACAACACAGCAGAGTTTGGAAGAGGTCAAG ATAGCCAAGTCACTACCCCGGATATGTTTCTTGTCTGGTTTAAGCGGAGAGGAGATGATGATGTTCATAGATTCTTTTCCGGAAACTG GACTAAAACCAGCTGCATTTGCTGCACTTGTTCCCAACAGTGCTAATAAACCCCTGCAGGAATTGATAGAAGAAGTAAAGGGAGACCATGAGATGTTG ACTGGAGAAGAGTTATGA
- the LOC106771881 gene encoding uncharacterized protein LOC106771881 isoform X2, with the protein MSSATSIGLSANSWLRCHVSMPPSCFPVSVSYSSSSNSSKFCHYIRRASSEGLPNEVVEDSKFVPLNAEDPIYGPPALLLLGFEAEEDLKIQQLLKELDGEFLKVIYCTEDMITSSLWEAMHTTQQSLEEVKIAKSLPRICFLSGLSGEEMMMFIDSFPETVFVMQD; encoded by the exons ATGTCATCTGCTACTTCCATTGGATTATCAGCAAATTCGTGGTTGCGCTGTCACGTATCAATGCCTCCTTCATGTTTTCCAGTTTCAGtgtcttattcttcttcttcgaaCTCTTCTAAGTTCTGCCATTATATTCGGAGAGCATCTTCTGAAG GTCTTCCTAATGAGGTGGTTGAAGACTCCAAATTCGTTCCTTTGAATGCTGAGGATCCTATATATGGTCCACCT GCCTTATTGTTGTTGGGCTTTGAAGCAGAAGAAGATTTGAAG ATCCAACAGCTTTTAAAAGAGTTAGATGGtgaattcctgaag GTCATCTATTGCACAGAAGACATGATTACAAGTTCACTTTGGGAGGCAATGCATACAACACAGCAGAGTTTGGAAGAGGTCAAG ATAGCCAAGTCACTACCCCGGATATGTTTCTTGTCTGGTTTAAGCGGAGAGGAGATGATGATGTTCATAGATTCTTTTCCGGAAACTG TTTTTGTTATGCAGGACTAA
- the LOC106771880 gene encoding protein MOR1, translated as MSEEEKLLKEAKKLPWEDRLFHKNWKVRNEANIDLASLCDSITDPKDSRIREFGHFFKKTVADSNAPVQEKALDALIAYLRAADADAGRYGKEVCDAVVAKCLTGRPKTVEKAQAVFLLWVELEAVDAFLDAMEKAIKNKVAKAVVPAIDVMFQALSEFGAKIVPPKRLLKMLPELFDHQDQNVRASSKGLTLELCRWIGKDSVKSILFEKMRDTMKKELEAELVNVTGAAKPTRKIRSEQDKEPEQEAVSEVVGPGPTEDSGNDAPQEIDEYELVDPVDILTPLEKSGFWDGVKATKWSERKEAVAELTKLASTKRISPGDFSEVCRTLKKLITDVNIAVAVEAVQAIGNLARGLRTHFSASSRFLLPVLLEKLKEKKPALAEALIQTLQAMHKAGCISLIDIIEDVKTATKNKVPLVRSLSLTWVTFCIETSNKVVVTKVHKDYVPICMECLNDGTPEVRDAAFSALAAIAKLVGMRPLERSLEKLDDVRRKKLSEMISGSEDAVPVGSSAASVQNTRASASSAETSESAFVKRSAASMLSGKRPVQSAPVTKKGGGAVKSGTNKKTDGVAQVKASKSIEPPEDVEPTEMSLEEIESRIGSLIQSDTIALLKSAVWKERLEAISSLKQQVESLQDLNQSAEILIRLLCTLPGWGEKNVQVQQQVIEVVNHIGSTAAKFPKKCAVLCLSGLSERVADIKTRAHAMKCLSTLCEAVGPGFILERLYKIMKEHKNPKVLSEGILWMVSAVEDFGVSHIKLKDLIDFLKDTGLQSSTAATRNASIKLLGVLHRFVGPDIKGFLTDVKPALLSALDTEYEKNPFEGASVVTKRTVRTSDSSSSVVAGGLDGLPREDISGKITQTLLKSLESPDWKVRMESVDAVNKILEEANKRIQATGTGELFGALRGRLFDSNKNIVMATLTTIGNVASAMGQVVEKASKGILSDILKCLGDNKKHMRECVLNTLDSWLAAVHLDKMVPYIAIALVDSKIGADGRKDLFDWLSKQLSGLSSFAEAAQLLKPASSAMTDKSSDVRKAAEACINEILRVSGHEMIEKIVKDIHGPALTLVLEKLKPYGAFQESSVVAKSVSVGAPAKLKGGKSTANGVSKHGNRAASSRAVATKGTKSEPISVQDIVVQSQALLNIKDSNKEDRERMVVRRCKFEDPRPEQIQDLENDMMKYFREDLHRRLLSADFKKQVDGLQMLQKALPSIAKEVIEVLDILLRWFVLQFCKSNTTCLLKVLEFLPELLDTLKEEGYTLTESEVAVFLPCLVEKLGHNIEKVREKMRELTKQFVAIYSVSKCFPYILEGLRSKNNRTRIECVDLVGFIIDHHVAEIGGQLKSLQAVASLTAERDGETRKATLNTLATCYKILGNDIWDFVGNLSDAQRSMLDDRFKWKVREMEKKKEGKPGEARAILRRSVRENGSDVAEQSGEMSRSLAGPILRKNYGQPDSNTERQLISRSSAVASGPPDWNEALDIISFGSPEQSVDGMKVICYELGQVSNDPDGIVMDELVKDADRLVSCLANKVARTFDFNLTGASSRSCKYVLNTLMQTFQNKRLAHAVNESTLDSLITELLLWLLDDRVPHMEDGSQLLKALNVLMLKILDNADRTSSFVVLINLLRPLDPSRWPSPASNESLASRNQKFSDLVVKCLIKLTKVLQSTIYDVDLDRILQSIHLYLQDLGMEEIRRRAGADDKPLRMVKTVLHELVKLRGAAIKGHLSMVPIDAKPQPIILAYIELNLETLAAARMLTASGPGGQNHWGDSATNNSASGTHSADAQLKQELAAIFKKIGEKQTCTIGLYELYRITQLYPKVDIFAQLQNASEAFRTYIRDGLAQMEKNAAAGRTPSSLPMPTPPPASLNISSPDFAPLSPVNANPLGDAKLNVKPDPTNFNLPPSYSEENRPVNAITSRALNSDYTLGDQRNDRFMTGVTSGTLDAIRERMKSMQLAAAAGSTESVGRHLTSANDNLNHGVPPSQIPHTAEHVGTENTLHGGVLPMDEKALSGLQARMERLKSGSLEPL; from the exons ATGTCGGAGGAAGAGAAGTTGCTGAAGGAGGCCAAAAAATTGCCATGGGAGGATCGCCTCTTCCACAAGAATTGGAAAGTGCGCAACGAGGCGAACATCGATTTGGCCTCGCTCTGCGACTCCATCACCGATCCTAAGGACTCTCGCATCCGGGAATTCG gacattttttcaaaaagacaGTGGCGGATTCAAATGCGCCGGTGCAGGAGAAGGCGCTGGATGCTTTGATTGCTTACTTGCGAGCTGCGGATGCCGACGCTGGGAG GTACGGGAAGGAGGTCTGCGATGCGGTTGTGGCTAAATGTCTGACGGGAAGGCCAAAGACAGTAGAGAAGGCTCAAGCAGTGTTTTTGTTATGGGTGGAATTGGAGGCCGTGGATGCGTTTCTG GATGCGATGGagaaagcaataaaaaacaaagttgcTAAAGCGGTGGTACCTGCAATAGATGTTATGTTTCAAGCTTTAAG TGAATTTGGAGCAAAAATTGTGCCCCCAAAAAGACTTTTGAAGATGCTTCCAGAACTCTTTGATCATCAAGATCAAAATGTTCGTGCATCCTCTAAAGGGTTGACCCTCGAGCTTTGCCGTTGGATTGGTAAAGATAGTGTAAAGTCAATTTTGTTTGAGAAAATGAGAGATACAATG AAAAAAGAGCTAGAAGCAGAACTTGTAAATGTTACTGGAGCAGCAAAGCCAACCCGTAAAATAAG ATCTGAGCAAGACAAGGAACCTGAACAGGAAGCTGTGTCAGAGGTTGTGGGTCCTGGCCCTACTGAAGATTCTGGGAATGATG CTCCTCAAGAAATTGATGAATATGAACTTGTTGATCCTGTTGATATACTGACTCCTTTGGAGAAGTCAGGATTTTGGGATGGAGTG AAAGCCACCAAATGGTCTGAAAGGAAGGAAGCTGTTGCTGAGCTAACAAAGCTTGCATCAACTAAAAGAATTTCTCCTGGTGATTTCTCTGAAGTTTGTCGGACCTTAAAGAAG CTAATCACAGATGTGAATATTGCTGTTGCAGTTGAAGCTGTTCAGGCTATTGGCAATCTTGCTCGTGGATTAAGAACTCATTTTTCCGCAAGTTCTCGCTTTTTATTGCCTGTTTTGCTT gaaaagttgaaggaaaaaaaacctGCTTTGGCTGAGGCATTGATACAGACTCTTCAAGCGATGCATAAAGCTGGATGCATCAGCCTCATAGATATCATTGAAG ATGTTAAGACAGCCACAAAAAACAAAGTCCCTCTTGTACGATCGTTATCCTTGACCTGGGTGACATTTTGTATTGAAACAAGTAACAAGGTTGTTGTTACAAAGGTGCACAAGGATTATGTTCCAATCTGTATGGAG TGCCTAAACGACGGCACTCCTGAAGTCAGGGATGCCGCCTTTTCAGCATTGGCTGCAATAGCTAAG TTGGTTGGTATGAGACCTCTGGAGAGGTCATTGGAGAAACTTGATGATGTTAGAAGAAAGAAGCTTTCGGAAATGATTTCAGGTTCTGAGGATGCTGTGCCTGTTGGTTCTTCTGCGG CTTCTGTGCAAAATACCCGGGCAAGTGCATCTTCTGCAGAG ACCTCTGAAAGTGCATTTGTCAAAAGGTCAGCAGCTAGCATGCTTAGTGGAAAGAGACCTGTTCAGTCAGCT CCTGTCACCAAGAAAGGAGGAGGGGCTGTAAAGTCTGGCACAAACAAAAAAACTGATGGAGTTGCACAGGTGAAGGCTTCAAAATCAATTGAACCACCTGAGGATGTTGAG CCTACTGAGATGAGTCTTGAAGAGATTGAAAGTCGAATAGGTTCTCTTATACAGTCAGATACTATTGCTCTATTGAAAAGTGCTGTGTGGAAAGAGCGTCTAGAAG CCATTTCTTCACTGAAACAGCAGGTAGAAAGCTTACAGGACCTCAACCAATCAGCAGAAATTTTGATTCGTTTACTCTGCACTTTACCTGGATGGGGCGAGAAAAATGTTCAG GTTCAGCAGCAGGTTATTGAAGTGGTCAATCATATAGGTTCGACTGCAGCGAAATTTCCAAAGAAGTGTGCAGTACTTTGTCTTTCAG gaCTAAGTGAACGTGTGGCAGATATTAAGACACGTGCACATGCAATGAAATGCCTGAGTACTTTGTGTGAAGCTGTTGGTCCAGGATTCATTTTGGAAAGA cTTTACAAGATCATGAAGGAGCATAAGAATCCTAAGGTTCTCAGTGAGGGAATTTTGTGGATGGTTTCTGCTGTCGAGGATTTTGGTGTTTCTCATATTAAGCTTAAG gatttaattgattttcttaaaGACACTGGGCTGCAGTCAAGTACTGCTGCTACTAGAAATGCATCAATTAAGCTCTTGGGTGTTTTGCATAGATTTGTTGGTCCAG ACATTAAAGGGTTTCTTACTGATGTAAAGCCTGCACTGCTTAGTGCCCTTGATACGGAGTATGAGAAGAATCCTTTTGAG GGAGCATCTGTAGTTACCAAGAGAACTGTCAGGACTTCGGATTCATCTTCATCTGTTGTTGCTGGTGGACTTGATGGCTTGCCTCGTGAAGACATCAGTGGAAAGATCACTCAAACTCTTTTGAAGAGCTTGGAAAGCCCTGATTGGAAG GTTCGTATGGAGTCTGTTGATGCTGTAAACAAAATATTGGAAGAGGCTAATAAGCGCATTCAAGCAACTGGAACCG GTGAGTTGTTTGGAGCTCTCAGGGGACGACTCTTTGATAGCAACAAAAACATCGTCATGGCTACCTTGACAACAATTGGCAATGTTGCATCTGCAATGGGGCAAGTTGTAGAGAAGGCCAGCAAG GGTATTCTGTCTGATATATTGAAATGTCTTGGTGACAACAAGAAGCACATGAGAGAATGTGTACTGAATACTTTAGATTCTTGGCTGGCTGCTGTTCATCTTGATAAAATG GTTCCATATATTGCAATTGCTTTGGTGGACTCTAAAATTGGTGCGGATGGGCGTAAGGATCTTTTTGATTGGTTATCTAAGCAACTTTCTGGGTTAAGTAGTTTTGCTGAAGCTGCACAACTGCTGAAGCCTGCCTCTTCCGCAATGACA GATAAATCTTCTGATGTTCGCAAGGCAGCAGAGGCTTGCATTAATGAGATACTGAGAGTTAGTGGACACGAAATG ATTGAAAAGATAGTTAAAGACATTCATGGACCAGCACTGACTCTGGTTCTTGAGAAGTTGAAACCATATGGAGCTTTTCAAG agTCATCTGTGGTGGCCAAATCGGTTTCAGTGGGTGCACCAGCAAAATTGAAGGGGGGGAAATCAACTGCTAATGGTGTTTCAAAACATGGAAATAGAGCTGCATCTTCG AGAGCTGTGGCAACAAAAGGCACTAAATCTGAACCAATATCTGTTCAAGATATAGTGGTACAGTCTCAAGCGTTGTTAAATATCAAGGATTCAAATAAG GAAGATAGGGAGAGAATGGTGGTTCGAAGGTGTAAGTTTGAGGACCCACGTCCTGAGCAAATTCAAGATCTTGAG AATGATATGATGAAGTATTTCCGAGAGGATTTACATAGGAGACTCTTAAGTGCAGATTTTAAGAAGCAAGTTGATGGACTTCAAATGCTACAGAAG GCCCTTCCTTCCATTGCTAAGGAAGTAATAGAAGTTTTGGACATTCTTCTGAGGTGGTTTGTGTTACAGTTTTGCAAATCAAACACAACATGTCTATTGAAg GTGCTGGAATTTCTTCCAGAACTGCTTGACACCTTGAAGGAGGAGGGTTACACTCTGACAGAATCTGAAGTGGCAgtgtttcttccatgccttgtaGAGAAG TTAGGGCATAACATTGAGAAAGTACGAGAAAAAATGCGCGAGCTGACCAAACAATTTGTTGCCATATATTCAGTTTCTAAATGTTTCCCCTATATATTAGAGGGTTTGCGTTCCAAGAATAATCGAACTCGAATTGAATGTGTTGATTTGGTTGGATTTATTATTGATCATCATGTTGCTGAg ATTGGTGGGCAGCTAAAATCATTGCAAGCTGTTGCTAGTTTGACAGCAGAACGGGATGGTGAAACTAGGAAAGCTACATTAAATACACTAGCTACTTGTTATAAGATTCTAG GTAATGACATCTGGGATTTTGTTGGAAACCTTTCAGATGCTCAAAGAAGCATGTTAGATGATAGATTCAAGTGGAAG GTACGGGAGatggaaaagaagaaggaagggAAGCCTGGTGAAGCAAGGGCCATTTTAAGACGCTCAGTCAGGGAAAATGG GTCTGATGTTGCAGAGCAAAGTGGAGAGATGTCTAGATCTCTTGCTGGTCCCATACTGAG GAAAAATTATGGTCAACCTGATAGTAACACAGAGAGACAATTGATTTCCCGTTCTTCTGCTGTTGCTAGTGGACCCCCAGATTGGAATGAAGCACTTGATATAATTTCTTTTGGATCTCCTGAACAG TCTGTTGATGGAATGAAAGTTATTTGTTATGAGTTAGGTCAGGTCTCTAATGACCCAGACGGTATTGTTATGGATGAACTTGTGAAAGATGCAGATAGATTAGTTTCATGCCTTGCAAATAAG gTTGCAAGAACCTTTGACTTCAATTTGACTGGGGCTTCGTCACGATCTTGTAAATATGTGCTTAACACTCTCATGCag ACTTTTCAGAATAAAAGATTAGCACATGCTGTAAATGAGAGCACTCTTGACAGTCTCATTACTGAGCTGCTTCTGTGGCTCTTGGATGACAGGGTTCCTCATATGGAAGATGGAAGTCAACTGTTGAAAGCATTGAATGTGTTGATGCTTAAGATTCTG GATAATGCAGATCGTACTTCTTCCTTTGTTGTCTTAATCAATCTTTTACGGCCGTTAGATCCATCCAGATGGCCTTCACCAGCATCAAACGAGTCACTTGCTTCCAGAAATCAGAAGTTTTCTGATCTAGTTGTAAAATGCCTCATCAAGCTTACTAAG GTCCTTCAGAGTACTATATATGATGTTGACCTTGATCGTATTCTTCAAAGTATCCATTTGTACCTGCAAGACTTGGGAATGGAAGAAATTAGAAGAAG GGCTGGTGCTGATGACAAACCTTTACGAATGGTAAAAACTGTTCTGCATGAACTTGTCAAGCTTCGTGGTGCAGCGATAAAGGGTCATCTTTCAATGGTTCCTATTGATGCAAAACCTCAACCCATCATCCTTGCATACATTGAACTTAATCTTGAG acTTTGGCTGCGGCAAGAATGTTGACTGCATCTGGGCCTGGGGGACAAAACCATTGGGGAGACTCAGCAACCAATAATTCAGCCTCGGGGACCCATTCTGCTGATGCCCAGTTAAAG CAAGAGTTGGCTGCTATATTTAAGAAGATTGGGGAGAAGCAAACTTGCACAATTGGTCTATATGAGCTATATCGGATTACCCAATTGTACCCTAAG GTTGACATATTTGCTCAGCTTCAAAATGCTAGTGAGGCCTTTCGAACCTACATTAGAGATGGTCTTGCTCAG ATGGAAAAGAATGCTGCAGCTGGAAGAACTCCCTCGAGTTTACCTATGCCTACTCCTCCACCAGCATCTTTAAACATATCTTCCCCTGATTTTGCACCTCTCTCACCTGTAAATGCAAATCCATTGGGTGATGCTAAATTAAATGTGAAACCTGAcccaacaaattttaatttacccCCATCATACAGTGAGGAGAATAGGCCTGTGAATGCCATTACGTCTAGAGCATTAAATTCTGACTATACATTAGGTGACCAAAGAAATGATAGATTTATGACAGGAg TAACCAGTGGTACGTTGGATGCAATCAGAGAGAGAATGAAGAGTATGCAATTAGCAGCAGCTGCTGGAAGTACAGAATCTGTTGGTAGGCACTTAACGAGTGCAAATGACAACTTGAATCATGGAGTTCCTCCTAGTCAGATTCCTCATACAGCAGAGCATGTTGGTACGGAGAATACTTTGCACGGTGGGGTACTTCCTATGGATGAGAAGGCACTGTCTGGCCTTCAAGCGCGGATGGAAAGATTGAAAAGTGGTTCCCTTGAACCTCTTTGA